Proteins from a genomic interval of Lolium perenne isolate Kyuss_39 chromosome 1, Kyuss_2.0, whole genome shotgun sequence:
- the LOC127327629 gene encoding phospholipase A1-II 7: MAHTAAPMSSPKVGAGSIATPWQQLQGSESWKGLLPSSEHPDSLDADLRASLIAYGELAEAAYDGLNADESSWDAGSPLYGHAGLLAASGVSHPEHYRVTKFLYATCDLRVWPWKTSKSTRSVGKSMFVRPAQVARAGPWWWETNWIGYVAVATDDGMKALGRRDIVVAWRGTVQTSEKLKDAIFPYASVAEGLDLSAENKFADANVHSGFLSVYTTNNPRRNYRDSQIDIVFDTSPRDEALKEVRNLVEAYKSEEMSITVTGHSLGASLATLNAFDIVAHGINVPPASSKLIPTLPCPVTAILFASPRVGDDHFKHVFASLPQLRALHVKNENDGVTSLPTGNFYDAATASLLIDTNRSPYLRHGNLKTVRWYHNLQCYLHGLAGDQGAEKHFKLVVDRDVALVNKSTDRLKEEYPVPANWWVTTNSHYKGKGVARFKLDKFGEE; encoded by the exons ATGGCACACACCGCCGCTCCGATGTCGTCGCCCAAGGTTGGAGCCGGAAGCATCGCCACCCCATGGCAACAGCTCCAGGGTTCGGAGTCATGGAAGGGGCTCCTGCCCTCGAGCGAGCACCCGGACTCGCTGGACGCCGACCTCCGTGCCTCCCTCATCGCCTACGGCGAGCTCGCGGAGGCCGCCTACGACGGGCTCAACGCCGACGAGAGCTCGTGGGACGCTGGCTCGCCCCTTTACGGCCACGCCGGCCTGCTCGCCGCCTCCGGCGTGTCCCACCCGGAGCACTACCGCGTGACCAAGTTCCTGTACGCGACCTGCGATCTGCGGGTGTGGCCGTGGAAGACGTCGAAGTCGACCAGGTCGGTAGGCAAGTCCATGTTCGTGCGGCCAGCGCAGGTGGCGCGGGCGGGGCCGTGGTGGTGGGAGACCAACTGGATCGGGtacgtggcggtggcgacggacgACGGCATGAAGGCGCTGGGCCGGCGCGACATCGTCGTGGCGTGGCGCGGCACCGTGCAGACGTCGGAGAAATTGAAAGACGCCATCTTCCCGTACGCGTCCGTGGCGGAGGGGCTGGACCTCTCGGCTGAGAACAAATTCGCCGACGCAAATGTGCACAGTGGCTTCTTGTCAGTGTACACCACAAACAACCCCCGTCGGAACTACCGCGATTCGCAGATTGACATCGTTTTCGATACCAGCCCAAGAGATGAG GCGCTCAAGGAAGTGCGGAATCTAGTGGAGGCGTACAAGAGCGAGGAGATGAGCATCACCGTCACTGGCCACAGCCTTGGCGCCTCACTCGCCACCCTCAATGCCTTCGACATAGTGGCCCACGGCATCAACGTGCCGCCCGCTTCCTCCAAGCTGATTCCGACTCTTCCGTGCCCTGTGACGGCGATCCTGTTCGCGAGCCCGCGTGTCGGGGACGACCATTTTAAGCACGTCTTTGCCTCCTTACCCCAGCTGCGGGCACTCCACGTGAAGAATGAAAATGACGGAGTGACAAGTCTCCCAACAGGGAACTTCTATGATGCGGCAACGGCTTCACTACTCATCGACACCAATAGGTCGCCCTACCTACGCCACGGAAATCTAAAGACAGTCAGGTGGTACCACAACCTCCAGTGCTACCTGCACGGCTTAGCCGGAGACCAGGGTGCTGAAAAGCACTTCAAACTGGTGGTGGACCGCGACGTGGCATTGGTGAACAAAAGTACTGACAGACTGAAAGAAGAGTACCCAGTGCCGGCGAATTGGTGGGTAACTACTAATAGCCACTACAAGGGCAAGGGCGTTGCTCGTTTTAAGTTGGACAAATTCGGGGAAGAATAA